One window of Metopolophium dirhodum isolate CAU chromosome 3, ASM1992520v1, whole genome shotgun sequence genomic DNA carries:
- the LOC132941750 gene encoding uncharacterized protein LOC132941750 has translation MAKSLFIIFVSFIFSTSISFGEDACSNYEDKDCVHPNILKNGHFINQWSVHLPGMTKNEARKLLEDNGFDYLGKIMDGVDLHLVTKKGTQEKHALPNERIIELLKKHDKVHSVAQKHVLENSKDEVINIINEDNVRFESLDPNTIVLNDGWNNLKRIADFEAAEAAIAAAASDNTEPADTNKKIKADGGESSSDNESPPEASDHEGSLELDLSNEEPLVVDLSNEGSDEEMSDEELSGEDTVDEVLSGETGLDE, from the exons ATGGCTAAGTCACTATTCATAATCTTTGTGAGCTTCATTTTTTCAACGAGCATTTCATTCGGTGAAGATGCGTGCAGTAACTACGAAGATAAGGATTGCGTTCATccaaatatacttaaaaatggtCACTTCATTAACCAATGGTCAGTTCATTTGCCTGGAATGACCAAGAACGAAGCTAGAAAACTGTTAGAAGATAATGGCTTTGACTATTTAGGAAAG aTAATGGACGGGGTCGACTTGCATCTTGTGACAAAAAAAGGTACACAAGAAAAACACGCCTTAcccaatgaaagaataatagaATTACTTAAGAAACACGATAAA GTGCATTCGGTCGCACAAAAGCACGTGCTTGAAAACTCGAAGGATGAGGTGATAAATATAATCAACGAGGATAATGTTCGTTTCGAGTCCTTGGATCCCAACACAATCGTCCTGAATGACGGATGGAATAACTTGAAAAGAATAGCTGATTTCGAGGCTGCCGAAGCTGCGATCGCTGCAGCAGCATCTGATAATACTGAACCAGCTGACACTAACAAAAAGATTAAAGCCGATGGCGGCGAGTCTAGTTCAGATAATGAATCTCCGCCCGAGGCGTCGGATCATGAGGGTTCACTGGAATTAGATTTATCAAATGAAGAACCATTGGTAGTGGATCTGTCAAACGAAGGATCAGACGAGGAGATGTCGGATGAGGAGTTGTCGGGCGAGGATACCGTGGATGAGGTGTTGTCGGGTGAAACAGGACTCGATGAATAA